The genomic DNA TCTAAAAGCGGATTTACTTCTACAAATTCTACACAAACCACTTTTTCACTTTCTAGAAGGCTTTTTATAATTTCTGTAATTTCCTCTTGGTCAAACCCTTTAGGTACTGGAGTTCCAGTTCCATAAGAAATCATGTCGCAATCCATTGCATCTACATCAAACGAAATATAAAGAATATCACAATCGGATAATTTATCTAAAGCTTCATTTACACAAGTTTTCAACCCACGGTAACGAACCTCTGCTACCATATAGTTTTTAATCCCATACTTTTCAATTTGCTTATCTTCTGGTTCTTCTGTATCGCGAACTCCAAAAAACACAATATCCTCAGGCTTTACCTTTTGCCCTTGTATTCCTATATTTTTCATTCTTTCCCACAATTCAGAAGTTTCTCTACTCACTTCATGATTTACCTGACAATCTAGGTTGTCATCTGAAATGGCAGCTGCTAGGGGCATTCCGTGGATATTTCCTGACGGAGATGTATATGGAGAATGTAAATCTCCATGAGCATCAATCCAAATAACTCCTACTCTCTTTGTCGGATACGCTGATTTAACCCCACTTATAGTTCCTAGCGCTGAAGAGTGATCTCCAGAAATAACAACAGGGAATCTACCTTCTTGTAAATTTACCTTCACATGATTACTCAATCTTTTACATTGATTAAAAACACTTCCTATTCGTTTTCCAAA from Tenacibaculum maritimum NCIMB 2154 includes the following:
- the rocF gene encoding arginase codes for the protein MKEIKIIKNRSDIGAGTRGSDMGIDAIEIAAINKKSNYFDQYEFEDVITENESIYNKENNSFGKRIGSVFNQCKRLSNHVKVNLQEGRFPVVISGDHSSALGTISGVKSAYPTKRVGVIWIDAHGDLHSPYTSPSGNIHGMPLAAAISDDNLDCQVNHEVSRETSELWERMKNIGIQGQKVKPEDIVFFGVRDTEEPEDKQIEKYGIKNYMVAEVRYRGLKTCVNEALDKLSDCDILYISFDVDAMDCDMISYGTGTPVPKGFDQEEITEIIKSLLESEKVVCVEFVEVNPLLDLKGNKMAETAFDILEEVTEKIKEL